The Sinomicrobium kalidii genome contains a region encoding:
- a CDS encoding TonB-dependent receptor domain-containing protein, which produces MAKWLFLVFGFIYSPTVLFAQEYSIKGKIVNEKQEPLSFVNVLLQREKDSTIVQGTSSNQNGVFDIQDIKSGDYLIKISYIGYNIYQKLIDIKSDLDLGTIVLAEKRQELGEVTITGKRPHIEKRADRLIFNVENTALSQQSSFEILKNTPGVLIINDRIKIRNTPATVYINDKRVYLSGSELRDLLEGYSGTNIRSIEVITTPSSRYDAEDGTVLNIITSKSISVGYKGSVNTRITEAVFPKYNFGTDHFYKNDFLNLFAGYSYSPRKEYKHDKSYFNFFENNIPDDYWDVDFRKITRSYAHNLHTILDFTINEKNSLSLSANILHSPGKTFNNKVVTDMFDVDQNLESYFLTDSELDNDRSNLSFSLDYGLTLNDKGVTMNAVSNYIYYDDRQTQFLRTDYFDNNDNLTNNNSFNFLANQRNNIFSQQLDFSIPLESLHIETGLKYSSIDSKSKASFDGEDVPENTEDDNFDYIEDIYAAYGNVTREWEKWALILGLRGEYTAVEANSIVLGSINTRKYFELFPTVNLQHAINDNHQLELSYKRSLNRPRYGRLNPYRYYLYEQQFSAGNPNLTRSIDNKVSLDYTYKKKFVFSLYYQHTNGLIERLTFQDNENRNIYTSYFNIDEEFQYSLDFMYYGYVWDWWYLYVYMSGFYMENTFQALESDNVMQTSHILGYFGRAYNQFVLSEDRTFTADLTLYYMPKFLYGSIKTDPRFYTDIGFTKSFWNKRLVATLNFTDIFNTKNRWQRSKYLNQDNGYIDMPERRTVSIGLKYNFGNYRLKDNKRNTTPDEQERLEGE; this is translated from the coding sequence ATGGCTAAATGGTTGTTTTTGGTGTTCGGCTTTATTTACTCTCCAACCGTTCTTTTTGCCCAGGAGTACAGTATAAAAGGTAAAATTGTAAATGAAAAGCAAGAACCGTTGTCTTTTGTGAATGTACTCTTGCAACGAGAAAAAGACTCCACTATTGTCCAGGGCACATCTTCCAATCAAAATGGGGTGTTTGATATTCAGGATATTAAAAGCGGTGACTACCTTATTAAAATATCATATATAGGATATAACATATATCAAAAATTGATAGACATAAAGAGTGATCTGGATTTAGGAACCATAGTATTGGCAGAAAAAAGACAAGAACTTGGAGAGGTCACGATAACCGGAAAAAGGCCACATATAGAAAAACGGGCAGATCGCCTTATTTTTAATGTAGAGAATACTGCGCTATCTCAACAAAGTTCATTTGAGATTCTTAAAAATACTCCTGGTGTATTAATAATTAATGACCGGATAAAAATAAGGAATACGCCAGCAACTGTCTACATAAATGACAAACGTGTTTATCTGTCGGGAAGTGAGTTAAGGGACCTTCTAGAAGGTTATTCCGGTACCAATATACGATCTATTGAGGTGATTACGACTCCTTCCTCCAGGTATGATGCAGAGGACGGGACAGTGTTAAATATAATTACTTCAAAAAGTATTTCCGTGGGATATAAAGGAAGTGTAAATACACGTATTACAGAAGCTGTTTTTCCCAAATACAATTTCGGAACAGACCACTTTTATAAAAATGATTTTTTAAACCTTTTTGCCGGATATAGTTATAGTCCGAGAAAGGAATATAAACACGATAAAAGTTATTTTAATTTTTTTGAGAATAATATTCCTGACGATTACTGGGATGTTGATTTCAGGAAAATTACCCGATCGTATGCACATAATTTGCATACTATTTTGGATTTTACCATTAATGAGAAAAATTCCCTGAGTTTATCTGCTAACATTTTACATTCACCAGGCAAAACATTCAACAATAAAGTGGTTACCGATATGTTTGATGTTGATCAGAATTTGGAATCCTATTTTCTAACGGATAGTGAATTGGATAACGATCGATCTAATCTGTCATTTTCTTTGGATTATGGGCTTACTTTAAATGATAAAGGAGTAACAATGAATGCGGTTAGCAACTATATATACTATGATGACCGCCAAACTCAATTCTTGCGCACTGATTATTTCGACAATAATGATAACTTAACAAATAATAACAGTTTTAATTTCCTGGCTAATCAAAGAAACAACATTTTTAGCCAACAACTGGACTTTTCCATTCCCCTGGAATCGCTTCATATTGAAACCGGGCTTAAATATTCTTCTATTGACAGTAAGAGTAAAGCTTCATTTGATGGGGAAGATGTTCCTGAAAATACTGAAGATGATAACTTTGATTATATAGAGGACATCTACGCAGCATACGGGAACGTAACCAGAGAATGGGAAAAATGGGCACTAATTTTAGGATTGAGAGGAGAATATACCGCTGTTGAAGCTAATTCAATAGTTCTCGGAAGCATAAATACCCGAAAGTATTTTGAATTGTTTCCAACGGTAAATTTACAACATGCCATTAATGATAATCATCAATTGGAATTAAGCTATAAAAGAAGCTTAAACCGTCCCAGATATGGAAGATTAAATCCCTATCGGTATTATCTTTATGAGCAACAGTTTTCCGCGGGAAATCCTAATCTTACCAGATCTATTGATAATAAGGTTTCTTTGGATTATACCTATAAAAAGAAATTTGTTTTTTCTTTATATTATCAACATACGAACGGCCTTATAGAAAGGCTTACCTTTCAAGACAATGAAAATAGGAATATATATACGTCCTATTTCAACATTGATGAAGAATTTCAATATAGCCTTGATTTTATGTATTATGGATATGTGTGGGATTGGTGGTATTTATACGTTTATATGTCCGGATTTTATATGGAAAATACATTTCAGGCTTTAGAAAGTGATAATGTCATGCAAACCAGTCATATTTTAGGCTATTTTGGAAGGGCGTATAATCAGTTTGTACTATCCGAAGACCGAACTTTTACTGCCGACCTGACCCTTTATTATATGCCTAAATTTTTATATGGTTCCATTAAGACCGATCCTCGTTTTTATACCGATATAGGGTTTACCAAATCTTTTTGGAATAAGCGATTGGTGGCTACATTGAATTTCACAGATATATTTAATACTAAGAACAGATGGCAAAGGTCAAAATACCTGAATCAGGATAACGGGTATATTGATATGCCGGAAAGACGCACTGTTTCCATAGGGCTCAAATACAACTTTGGCAACTATCGCCTCAAAGACAACAAGAGAAACACTACCCCCGATGAGCAGGAAAGACTTGAAGGAGAGTAG
- a CDS encoding C1 family peptidase yields MKKTLTTLACLCIAALAFSQQYTFETLTDLEATPVISQGITGTCWSFSTSSFLESEIIRTTGNQIDISEMYNVRNTYTKKAWNYVMRQGKAQFSQGGLSHDVMNSVAAYGIVPQSVYTGLAEGQEKYNHIEMVSVLEAMLKVYVDNPAKTLSDNWKKAIESVLDVYLGERMDEFTYDGKQYSPESFLEMTGIQPENYVSVTSFLHRPFYTSFILNIPDNFSNGSYYNLPLDKFISVIDHALENGYTLALDCDVSEPTFSQKDGIAVIPENEFEKKAILEEIKPEKNITPEYRQQEFENFHTTDDHLMHITGKVKDQKGNMYYKVKNSWGTDKTRVGDSGGYIYMSVPYMRLKAISVMLHKDGLPKDIRKKSNL; encoded by the coding sequence ATGAAAAAAACACTCACCACTCTGGCTTGCCTCTGTATCGCAGCCCTTGCATTTTCGCAACAGTACACTTTTGAAACGCTTACAGACCTGGAGGCCACTCCGGTAATCAGTCAGGGGATTACAGGCACCTGCTGGAGTTTTTCAACTTCTTCATTCCTGGAATCGGAGATTATACGAACAACGGGGAATCAAATCGATATCTCCGAGATGTACAACGTGCGGAACACATATACTAAAAAAGCCTGGAATTATGTTATGCGGCAGGGAAAAGCACAGTTCAGCCAGGGAGGACTGTCACACGATGTAATGAACAGTGTGGCTGCGTACGGAATTGTTCCTCAGAGTGTGTATACGGGATTGGCAGAAGGACAGGAAAAATACAATCATATCGAAATGGTCTCCGTACTGGAAGCCATGCTAAAGGTATACGTGGATAACCCCGCAAAAACCTTGTCTGATAACTGGAAAAAAGCCATCGAAAGTGTCCTTGATGTATACCTGGGGGAAAGGATGGATGAATTTACTTATGATGGCAAACAATACAGTCCGGAATCGTTCCTGGAAATGACAGGGATACAACCGGAAAATTACGTTTCGGTCACTTCTTTTCTGCACCGGCCCTTTTATACGAGTTTTATTCTTAATATTCCGGATAATTTTTCCAACGGCAGTTACTACAACCTGCCGCTTGACAAATTTATAAGTGTTATCGACCATGCTCTTGAAAACGGTTATACCCTGGCGCTGGACTGTGATGTCAGCGAACCGACGTTCTCCCAAAAAGACGGCATCGCAGTGATCCCGGAAAACGAGTTTGAAAAAAAGGCAATACTGGAAGAGATCAAACCGGAAAAAAACATCACTCCGGAATACCGGCAGCAGGAATTCGAGAACTTCCACACCACCGACGACCATCTTATGCATATTACCGGGAAGGTAAAAGACCAGAAAGGTAATATGTACTATAAAGTGAAAAATTCATGGGGGACCGATAAAACTCGTGTGGGAGACAGCGGTGGTTATATTTACATGAGTGTTCCCTATATGAGACTTAAAGCCATATCGGTAATGTTGCATAAAGACGGTTTACCAAAAGATATCCGCAAAAAATCAAACTTGTAA
- a CDS encoding 1,4-dihydroxy-2-naphthoyl-CoA synthase has product MNKADWKVVKEYEDITYKKCNGVARIAFNRPDVRNAFRPRTVGELFEALLDAREDTSIGVVLLSAEGPSTKDGVYSFCSGGDQNARGHQGYVDDSGMPRLNILEVQRLIRFMPKVVIAVVPGWAVGGGHSLHVVCDLTLASKEHAIFKQTDADVTSFDGGYGSAYLAKMVGQKRAREIFFLGRNYSAQEACEMGMVNAAVPHEELEDTAYAWAQEILAKSPTSIKMLKFAFNATDDGMVGQQVFAGEATRLAYMTEEAKEGRNAFLEKRKPDFKNIKWIP; this is encoded by the coding sequence ATGAATAAAGCAGATTGGAAAGTTGTCAAGGAATACGAAGATATCACTTATAAGAAATGTAACGGAGTGGCCCGGATAGCCTTTAACCGGCCCGATGTTCGTAATGCCTTCCGGCCCAGGACGGTTGGCGAGCTTTTTGAAGCCCTTCTGGATGCCCGGGAAGACACCTCGATCGGTGTGGTTTTACTTTCGGCAGAAGGTCCGTCAACCAAAGACGGCGTATATTCCTTTTGTAGCGGGGGAGATCAGAATGCCCGTGGCCATCAGGGCTATGTGGACGATTCCGGCATGCCCCGGCTCAATATACTCGAAGTACAGCGCCTCATCCGTTTTATGCCAAAGGTGGTGATTGCGGTGGTCCCCGGATGGGCTGTAGGAGGGGGGCACAGCCTGCATGTGGTTTGCGACCTTACGCTGGCCAGTAAGGAACATGCCATTTTCAAACAGACCGATGCCGATGTCACCAGTTTTGACGGCGGATACGGCTCCGCTTACCTTGCCAAGATGGTAGGGCAGAAGCGTGCACGCGAGATTTTCTTTCTGGGGAGAAACTACTCTGCTCAGGAAGCCTGTGAAATGGGGATGGTCAATGCTGCAGTGCCCCACGAAGAATTGGAAGATACAGCCTATGCATGGGCACAGGAAATCCTGGCCAAGTCACCTACCTCGATAAAAATGCTGAAATTCGCTTTCAACGCCACCGATGACGGCATGGTAGGGCAACAGGTTTTTGCGGGAGAAGCTACCCGGCTTGCCTACATGACCGAGGAAGCCAAAGAAGGCCGCAATGCTTTCCTGGAAAAACGGAAACCGGACTTCAAGAACATAAAATGGATACCCTGA
- a CDS encoding 1,4-dihydroxy-2-naphthoate polyprenyltransferase, translating into MSKTKAFISAARLRTLPLSVSGIIAGTGIAASRGFFNWKIFALALLTTVGFQVLSNFANDYGDGVKGTDNKDRIGPQRALQSGIISPGEMKKAIAVTIAITMLVALLLIYLAFGRENFGYSVLFFFLGVVSIIAAIKYTVGRSAYGYHGFGDVFVFLFFGLLSVAGSYFLYTKNMDWTVFLPAITIGLLSVGVLNLNNMRDEQSDAKSGKNTLVVKIGGQKAKRYHYIVLITALLLVLLFAVLQSFYIYQYLFLLAFIPVLKHMDTVRKNKVPKALDPELKKLAISTFLLSVLFALGLALF; encoded by the coding sequence ATGAGTAAAACGAAAGCGTTTATATCAGCGGCCCGGCTCCGGACCCTTCCCCTTTCCGTATCCGGGATTATTGCAGGTACGGGAATTGCCGCTTCACGCGGTTTTTTTAACTGGAAAATATTTGCCCTTGCCCTGCTTACCACCGTCGGATTTCAGGTGCTTTCCAATTTCGCCAACGATTATGGAGATGGTGTTAAGGGCACAGACAATAAAGATCGTATCGGTCCGCAACGGGCACTGCAAAGTGGTATTATAAGCCCCGGCGAGATGAAGAAGGCAATCGCCGTAACCATAGCAATAACCATGCTGGTTGCCCTGTTACTCATCTATCTGGCGTTCGGGAGGGAGAATTTCGGTTATTCCGTATTGTTCTTCTTCCTTGGTGTTGTATCCATCATAGCTGCCATAAAATATACCGTGGGCAGATCGGCATATGGCTATCACGGTTTCGGCGATGTATTTGTCTTTTTGTTTTTCGGACTCCTCAGTGTAGCCGGAAGTTATTTTCTGTATACCAAAAATATGGACTGGACCGTATTCCTCCCGGCAATTACCATCGGATTGCTCAGTGTAGGGGTATTGAACCTGAATAACATGAGGGATGAACAAAGTGATGCAAAATCCGGTAAGAACACCCTGGTAGTGAAGATAGGAGGGCAAAAAGCAAAACGATATCACTATATTGTTCTGATAACGGCATTACTGCTGGTTTTGCTTTTTGCTGTGCTCCAAAGTTTTTATATTTATCAATATTTATTTCTTTTGGCCTTTATACCCGTATTAAAGCATATGGATACGGTTCGGAAAAATAAAGTGCCGAAAGCGCTGGACCCCGAGTTGAAAAAACTGGCCATAAGCACATTTCTGCTTTCCGTCCTGTTTGCATTGGGACTGGCTTTGTTCTAG
- a CDS encoding metal-dependent hydrolase — protein sequence MKITFYGHASLGIEVGDVHILVDPFISPNEKAAHIDINQIKADYILVTHAHQDHIHDVETIAKHTGAMVISNFEIAHHYGDKGIDFHPLNHGGSWDFEFGRVKYVNAIHTSSFPDGSYGGQPGGFVIEGEHKNIYIAGDTALTMDMKLIPMQVKLDLAILPIGDNFTMGVDDAIIASDFVQCDKILGYHYDTFGYIEIDHEEAKRKFFNKDKDLMLLAIGESIEL from the coding sequence ATGAAAATAACGTTTTACGGACACGCAAGCCTGGGAATAGAGGTAGGCGATGTTCATATCCTGGTAGACCCTTTTATTTCGCCCAATGAAAAGGCTGCTCATATAGATATTAACCAGATCAAGGCAGATTATATCCTTGTGACCCACGCGCACCAGGATCACATACACGATGTGGAAACCATAGCAAAACATACCGGGGCAATGGTGATCTCCAATTTTGAGATTGCCCATCATTACGGGGATAAAGGCATTGATTTCCATCCCCTGAACCACGGAGGTAGCTGGGATTTTGAATTTGGAAGGGTAAAATACGTCAATGCCATTCACACTTCCTCTTTTCCGGATGGTAGTTACGGAGGTCAGCCCGGGGGATTTGTTATAGAAGGAGAACACAAAAATATTTATATCGCGGGAGATACAGCCCTTACAATGGATATGAAACTCATCCCCATGCAGGTAAAACTGGACCTCGCCATCCTCCCCATCGGTGATAATTTTACAATGGGTGTGGACGATGCCATTATAGCTTCTGATTTTGTACAATGTGATAAAATTTTAGGGTATCACTATGATACTTTCGGTTATATTGAGATAGACCACGAAGAAGCCAAACGGAAATTTTTTAACAAGGACAAGGATCTGATGTTACTGGCTATAGGTGAAAGCATTGAACTTTGA
- a CDS encoding o-succinylbenzoate synthase: MKASYRRHTLQFKRPSGTSRGILTEKETWYLLLEDEGRKGIGECGILRGLSVDDRDDYEEKLKWVCDNIHLGKNELYQNLTAFPSIQFGIEQAFLSLRSRSPFLLFPSAFTEGSRAISINGLVWMGDKAFMQRQIQEKIEQGFHCIKMKIGAIDFDTELQLLQSIRRKFSPEQIEIRVDANGAFTPDSALEKLKRLSEFRLHSIEQPVKQGQWEVMAALCENSPLPIALDEELIGVFNLDSKKRLMETVNPQYIILKPSLVGGFRGSEEWIQLAEDHDAGWWITSALESNVGLNAIAQWTYSLENTMPQGLGTGSLYTNNPDSPLEVRDGKLGYDPRKDWDINVLKN, translated from the coding sequence ATGAAAGCATCATACCGCAGGCATACCCTGCAATTTAAACGTCCTAGCGGAACTTCACGCGGAATTCTTACTGAAAAGGAAACCTGGTATCTCTTGTTGGAGGATGAAGGCAGGAAAGGAATAGGGGAGTGCGGCATCCTGAGAGGATTGAGCGTGGACGACAGGGACGATTATGAAGAAAAACTGAAATGGGTTTGTGACAATATCCACCTGGGGAAAAACGAATTATACCAAAATCTCACAGCCTTTCCTTCCATACAATTCGGCATAGAGCAGGCATTCCTTTCGCTCCGCTCCCGGTCCCCGTTTTTACTTTTCCCATCAGCCTTTACCGAAGGGAGCAGGGCCATATCCATCAACGGCCTGGTATGGATGGGCGACAAAGCATTTATGCAACGTCAGATACAGGAAAAAATCGAACAGGGATTTCATTGTATAAAAATGAAGATCGGCGCCATAGACTTCGATACCGAATTGCAATTATTGCAATCCATTCGCCGCAAATTCTCTCCGGAACAGATAGAAATACGTGTAGATGCCAATGGCGCCTTCACACCTGATAGTGCCTTGGAAAAATTGAAGAGGTTATCGGAATTCCGGTTACATTCCATAGAACAGCCCGTAAAACAGGGGCAATGGGAGGTAATGGCCGCACTTTGTGAAAATTCACCGCTGCCCATCGCCCTGGACGAAGAGCTGATAGGTGTTTTTAACCTTGATTCGAAAAAAAGACTTATGGAAACCGTAAACCCCCAATATATTATTCTGAAACCCAGTTTGGTGGGGGGATTCAGGGGAAGTGAGGAGTGGATACAGCTGGCAGAGGACCACGATGCGGGTTGGTGGATAACCAGTGCACTGGAAAGCAATGTGGGGTTGAATGCCATAGCACAGTGGACTTACAGCCTGGAAAACACCATGCCCCAGGGATTAGGCACCGGAAGTCTCTATACGAACAACCCGGACAGTCCGCTGGAAGTCAGGGACGGGAAACTTGGTTATGATCCCCGGAAAGATTGGGATATAAATGTGTTGAAAAATTAA
- a CDS encoding CPBP family intramembrane glutamic endopeptidase — MFIEQAFKGKYHNWLYYAVGVLVIFMAWQFFGAIPLFAAVFLKVPDMSTFPTDISGLVEVLGANLFLVLMIVSFLTGLLALFFMVKYVHKQSLLTLTTSRKHIDRKRIFFSFGLVVIINATLFLIGYFLSPQDFQWNFKPLPFLMLLVITVIMLPIQTSFEEYLFRGYLMQGLGVLAKNRWFPLIFTSISFGILHIFNPEVKEIGYVIMVYYIGTGLILGIMTLMDDGMELALGYHAGNNMLTAVLVTADWTAMQTDSLFLDISSPEVGFDIFLPLLIYPIILYILAKKYGWTGWKEKLFGKITPPGQIEESNSLKHN, encoded by the coding sequence ATGTTTATAGAACAGGCGTTTAAAGGGAAGTACCATAATTGGCTTTATTATGCAGTAGGGGTACTTGTAATTTTTATGGCATGGCAGTTTTTCGGTGCCATCCCCCTCTTCGCCGCGGTATTTCTCAAAGTGCCTGATATGAGTACTTTTCCGACAGATATCAGCGGACTTGTAGAGGTGTTGGGGGCCAATCTTTTTTTGGTTTTAATGATCGTCTCTTTTTTAACTGGGTTGCTCGCTTTATTCTTTATGGTAAAATATGTCCATAAACAGTCCTTGCTAACATTGACCACTTCCAGGAAACATATAGACAGGAAACGGATTTTCTTCAGTTTCGGACTGGTAGTTATCATCAATGCCACGTTGTTCCTTATCGGATATTTCCTTTCACCCCAGGATTTTCAATGGAATTTTAAACCCTTACCCTTTCTGATGCTGCTTGTTATTACGGTAATAATGCTGCCAATCCAAACCAGTTTTGAAGAATACCTGTTCCGGGGATACCTGATGCAGGGACTTGGAGTCCTGGCCAAAAACAGGTGGTTCCCGTTGATCTTTACTTCCATATCGTTCGGGATACTTCATATTTTCAATCCCGAAGTCAAGGAAATAGGGTATGTTATTATGGTATATTATATCGGTACCGGGCTTATATTGGGGATCATGACCCTCATGGATGACGGTATGGAGCTTGCACTGGGGTATCATGCGGGGAACAACATGCTCACAGCGGTTCTTGTTACGGCAGACTGGACAGCCATGCAAACGGATTCCCTGTTCCTTGATATATCTTCACCTGAAGTGGGCTTCGATATTTTCCTCCCGTTGTTGATTTATCCGATAATCCTGTATATATTGGCTAAAAAATATGGTTGGACGGGCTGGAAAGAAAAGCTGTTCGGAAAAATAACCCCGCCCGGACAGATTGAAGAATCAAATTCTCTGAAACATAACTAA
- a CDS encoding AMP-binding protein: MTGTDKQEPSITYKNIHNRFKLDGTYFGREGLRMAACSYIKEGEPYERAIGDFLLDWLDNSETITVHTSGSTGKPKPMKVSKQNMVNSALATGDFFGITVGDRALLCLPVDYIAGKMMLVRAMILGLEIDLVKPSSDPLKRMKKDYDFSAMTPMQVENSLSGLSRIKTLIVGGAPMSETLKASLPKRSCKIYETYGMTETVTHIAARKINGRKNKRGEEPCFTLLPGIKVSLDERDCLVINAPHLSDETITTNDLVELVSEKKFHWLGRYDNIINSGGIKLIPEQIEHKIRDGIKGRFYLKGLPDDKLGEKLVLFVEEKTNPGLTVENIRKELNGLSSLDKYEIPKEIHMVGTFEETKSGKVLRHSVL, encoded by the coding sequence ATGACAGGTACAGACAAGCAAGAACCTTCAATTACTTATAAGAACATACACAACAGGTTTAAACTGGATGGCACATACTTCGGTCGTGAAGGGCTAAGGATGGCCGCATGTAGTTATATAAAGGAAGGAGAACCTTATGAAAGGGCTATCGGGGATTTCCTATTGGACTGGCTCGATAACAGTGAGACGATAACGGTGCATACTTCCGGTTCCACAGGGAAGCCAAAACCGATGAAAGTCAGTAAACAGAACATGGTAAATTCGGCACTGGCCACGGGCGACTTCTTTGGTATTACGGTTGGAGATAGGGCCTTACTTTGTTTACCGGTCGATTATATAGCCGGAAAAATGATGTTGGTCCGCGCCATGATCCTCGGACTGGAAATAGACCTGGTGAAACCCTCTTCCGATCCGCTGAAAAGAATGAAAAAGGACTATGATTTTTCTGCAATGACCCCTATGCAGGTAGAAAATTCCCTTTCAGGATTATCCCGGATAAAAACACTTATTGTCGGGGGAGCACCCATGTCGGAAACATTGAAAGCTTCGCTGCCCAAAAGATCCTGCAAGATATATGAAACCTATGGTATGACAGAAACGGTGACACATATCGCAGCCAGGAAGATAAATGGTCGCAAGAACAAGAGGGGAGAGGAGCCCTGTTTTACGCTGCTCCCCGGGATAAAAGTATCCCTGGACGAAAGAGACTGCCTGGTCATAAACGCTCCGCACCTGTCTGACGAAACCATTACGACCAACGACCTTGTGGAATTGGTTTCCGAAAAAAAATTCCATTGGTTGGGCCGATATGACAATATCATTAATTCCGGGGGGATAAAACTGATCCCGGAACAGATAGAGCATAAAATCCGGGACGGCATTAAAGGGAGGTTTTACCTGAAAGGTCTTCCGGATGATAAATTGGGGGAGAAGCTGGTACTTTTTGTCGAAGAAAAAACGAACCCCGGACTGACAGTAGAAAATATCAGGAAGGAATTGAACGGGCTTTCTTCTCTCGATAAATACGAAATACCGAAAGAGATTCATATGGTCGGAACTTTTGAAGAGACCAAAAGTGGGAAGGTGCTAAGACATAGTGTTTTGTAG
- a CDS encoding GNAT family N-acetyltransferase, translated as MKITNSTPRDIPEIFRLYKLATDFQKEKFPENQWPEFNKELISTEIEENRQFKLLIENKIACIWAITYRDPQIWDDNGEDSSIYIHRIATNPDFRGNNFVKIIVEWAGKFAKAQRKQFIRMDTCGENEKLINHYKKCGFSFLGIKKLKDSSGLPSHYHDADVCFFEIDLKS; from the coding sequence ATGAAAATAACGAACAGTACACCACGTGATATTCCTGAAATCTTTAGATTATATAAATTGGCAACTGATTTTCAAAAGGAAAAGTTCCCGGAAAATCAGTGGCCGGAATTTAATAAAGAATTAATATCCACAGAAATCGAAGAAAACCGTCAATTCAAGTTATTAATTGAAAATAAAATAGCCTGCATTTGGGCGATAACTTATCGCGATCCCCAAATTTGGGATGACAATGGGGAAGACTCTTCTATCTATATTCACAGAATAGCCACAAATCCCGATTTCAGGGGGAATAATTTCGTGAAAATAATAGTTGAGTGGGCAGGGAAATTTGCAAAGGCGCAACGCAAACAATTTATCAGAATGGATACTTGTGGCGAGAATGAGAAATTAATCAATCATTACAAAAAATGTGGCTTCAGTTTTTTAGGGATCAAAAAATTAAAAGATTCCTCAGGCTTGCCCTCCCATTATCACGATGCAGATGTTTGCTTCTTTGAAATCGATCTGAAAAGTTAA
- a CDS encoding VOC family protein gives MKKVTGIGGVFFKCKDPEKMTAWYQKHLGLDTNPYGATFEWYKSPDSTKKAQTQWTPFAETTKYFEPSTKDFMINYRVENLDALVEELKKGGVTIVDKIETYDYGKFIHILDAEGNKVQLWEPVD, from the coding sequence ATGAAAAAAGTAACAGGTATCGGAGGTGTTTTTTTTAAATGCAAAGACCCCGAAAAAATGACAGCATGGTATCAAAAGCACCTAGGCTTGGACACAAATCCGTACGGAGCAACTTTTGAGTGGTATAAAAGTCCGGACAGTACAAAGAAAGCACAGACCCAATGGACACCATTCGCCGAAACGACCAAATACTTTGAACCTTCAACAAAAGATTTTATGATAAATTACCGGGTTGAAAACCTGGATGCCCTTGTTGAAGAATTGAAAAAAGGAGGAGTAACCATTGTGGACAAAATCGAAACCTACGACTATGGTAAATTTATCCACATTCTCGACGCCGAAGGAAACAAAGTACAATTATGGGAACCCGTTGACTGA